The following DNA comes from Ascaphus truei isolate aAscTru1 unplaced genomic scaffold, aAscTru1.hap1 HAP1_SCAFFOLD_3500, whole genome shotgun sequence.
gtgtgtgtgtgtcgtcactccgcctcaggccaatgagaggtgcgggggcggccggcccaagggaccaatcagattggcccttgggacacaggccatgcagacaaacatacagtcatTTCAGACAGTCATTTCAGATAGTAGATATAGTAGAAATGAAGGGTAACATGCAGTAAGAGGAGTTATAATGAAGGGTAACATGCAGTAAGAGGAGTTATAATGAAGGGTAACATGCAGTAAGAGGAGTTATAATGAAGGGTAACATGCAGTAAGAGGAGATATAATGAAGGGTAACATGCAGTAAGAGGAGTTATAATGAATGGTAACATGCAGTAAGAGGAGTTATAATGAAGGGTAACATGCAGtaagaggagttatatggagcaatagaagAGCTGTtaaatggagcaataggagttatatgaagcaataggaggCATTCTATGGAGAAAAATGGGTTAACGGGTCAGTCCCCCAATCAGACTAAAGTGACCGAATGACAGCCATATGTCTAGAATACGCACAATACAGAGagaactgacacacaaacacacatacaaaacaGAAGAGCTGACACGGTAATGCAACCTCCAGCACTTGCAATCTAATATAGCCACAATACAACGTTTCCATATTCCCACTTCAAGGTTAATAGCTGCAGTGGATAGAGATGTAGGTTCCATCGCTGACCTGCAAAGCTTACAATCCCAGTGGTGTGTAGCGATCATGGGGAGCAGGTAGGGAACAGCTGAGagggtacggggggggggggagaggggctgaAGGGATTCGCATTTGCAGTCTTTAAAATGCTGACTTGATGTGTTGACTGTCAGCATGAAAAGCAGCAGAGGGGACAGGTGACACTAGCAGGAAAAAGGGACAATagctgaggaggagcagaggggacagggacagtgggaAGACATAGAGGGACatgggagagtgacagagaaaaAGGGACAGTCATAGTGAGGTGCAGCGGTGACACAAACGGGACAGTGATGGAGAGaccacttaaccctttcactgcccggATCCCCACCGAACGCCGGCCCCTCTGCCACTGAATAGGGTTGTTCATTTTTTGGGGCCAAATGTTTAGACAAACTTATTTTACGATTGTCCGTGTCCTGCGCCTGTCCAGtctcccttttttttcccctccaaccCCTGatgcctgtttgggggggggacgTTCTTTAAAAGACACACGGTGTAATTTAGAGTTGTAAGGCTGGGGAGTAATCCATTACCTTGGGATAAATCCTATTATTTGTCTGAGAGGGGATAGGCAGTTCCCAGCTCAGGGCAAACATTGCAGTGGAAAAATCAAACTCATTAAATCCCTATCTTAAAGTCCAATTTATCTGGGGACGTCCGGCGGAGCGCACAGTCTAATGGGAACAGCCAATGAGAGGCTGGCACCCATCACCTCAGCCAATAAAAGAGCGGCATGCAGGGGGGTGAGCCAATGGagagtctgggtgtgtgtgtgtggtgtccttATCACTTGCCAATGGGGGTTATAAGAGGGAACGTTGTTGGAAtcagagagaggaagaaggtGAAGAAAAGGGAtagccagagaaagagagaggcactgaaggagggggagagagggcgagaaatACAGCTTTTAAAAGAGATACCTTAGACGAAAAAGGGGCGAgagaaaagtgtatatatatatatcataaagtGATGGAGTGAAAGACGAAAGGGAGAACGAGATAAGACCAACGTATAGGAGAGAACAAGAGAAACTGAAGGAGTTAGGCAGATAGACATGAAATGAGAAATGAGAattagagagagacagtgacGGAGTGAACAttagtgagagacggagagaataatgtgagagaggcagagagattaGCCAAGGTTAGAGAGAGCAGCagggaggagaaggggaaaagAGGCCGAACAAAGTCAGTAAGGAGGAAAGAGAGAACAAAGCAGGGGGAGTGCGAGAGGGGCAACAAGAGAGGGAAAAAATGTGAGGGGGAATGACAGCAGAAAAATAAAGCGAGAGAGGGAACAAGAGAGAAAAAGTGAGAGAAAACAAGGTTAGAGGGGGAAATAGATCTTGAGAGACAGATGGTAACACATCCCAAagactccccttctctccctggtctTTAGGGGTGTCTTTGTAGACCTACTTTTGACACCCGGTCTACCCAGCCACCCAACACTTGGTCTTACAGGCAGTAGAGGGGGAATCAGCCCCCTCCCATGGGCCTGACCCATCCTGAAGACTCCCCTCAACGCCATCGCTGGTTCCATGTTGAGAGAGCCGAAGGTCTGAGGAAGCCTCAACAGACATGGAGACTCATCACCCCGGGGCATTTATGCTGCCCCCCTACTCTGAAATTAAAGCCCCCGGCTGCCAGTTCCCAGCCCACACCTCCTTCCACAAGCTGAGCTCTTCTGTTTTGGGGTGTCATCTCCCCTTGGGTACACCCCATGGCATTTCGGACATCCTCAGCAGACCACTGCCAGCTCTGCATGGTGGGATGTTGCCGGAGTACCCCACAGTGGCAGGATATGGGGGGGCTACAGCCACCGGTGGCTGTTATGGAGATGAAGGGGGTGTTGTGTCCAAGGGTGGAACCCCATACCCCAACCAGAGTGGATGTGGATGGACAGACATCAGGCAAGACTGGAGAGGAGGGAGTCGGATGCTCAGCAACGGTAAGTGAGGGgcatggaagaggggagagaggagagcgttCAAATAGAGGAAATGGAGGTATAAACCCAGGGATGGGAGACCgtttcagagagtgagagtgtttaGCGGAGAGAAGGATAGAGAAGTGGGAGAGAGCAAGAGGAGAAAAGTAAGAGAAACAGAGGGGTAAAGTGAGCGAGATAGGGAGAGGAAAGTAAGAAGTGAGAGTGTAATTCAAATAAAGAGAATGGGGTGAAGGgaaggcggggagggggagagcgcagAGGGTTAAAGAgctgaagagagggagagagaaaaacaggaagaggagagTATTTCAGGCTGCTAGGGGAGAGAAAAAAAGGAGAGATAAAGAACAGAGAAAGAAGAACAATGAAAAAGAGAGGAAGGATAAAGAGAGAAAGAAACCAAGAAAGAGTGCAAAGTTTAAATAAATATCAGGATAAAGAGAAAGAAATAAGTAGTGGGGAGTAAAGAAGGAAAGACATGAGAAAGAACTGGGGGATTTGAAAAAGGAGGgtatgaggaagagagagggagatggagactATTACAGACAGATGATAGAGAAAAAGGTACACTCGGAGGGTTACCCAGCTCCTGAGTACCTTATTTCCTTGTATGATCTCTCGGGGTAGATATTACCTGAGGGttacccagctcctgagtgcctatAATCCCTGTATAATCCCTTGGGGTAGATAATGCCTACAGGAGTTGCCCAGGTACTAAGTGCCATGTATGGTTCCCTGCAGTAGATAATACCTGAGGGTTACCCTGCTCCTGAGTGCCTCATTATCCCGTATGGTCTGTAGCAGTAGATACCGGAGAGTTACCCAGTTCCTGAGTGTAGCCCAGGTCCCAAGTCCCTTATTGCCTCTCTCCAGCCCCAGCAGGTGGTACTGACTGCTCCACGCATAAGAAACACACACGCCCCACGTTCACGGGTCACCAGATCTTCGCCCTGGAGAAGACCTTTGAACAGACCAAGTACCTGGCAGGGCCTGAGCGGGCAAGGCTGGCCTTCAGCCTGGGCATGAGCGAGTCCCAGGTCAAGGTGAGCCAGACCCAGAATGGGCCGGTccaggggctgggggaggtaagGCTGGGGCAAGTGGAGCCAACCAAATTTGGTGGAAGCTACTTCATACATAGGTATCCTTCACCCATTACATCCATATACTCACATGTATATAATTATAACTATTAATTCATACTTATACTGAAACATGAATATCATATATgccatatatacatatgtatcttgtatataatattgtatatatatatatatatatatacaaatactgtaggtgtgtgtgtgtgtatatatatatatatatatatatacagatgtataaaTATCTCCAATGTTACGGTATATACAAGATACATATGtataggttgcagacctgcctaagacatgtgaatttgctcacaagtgatctttttatttgctatatgatatacgttggaggtttcttgtttcctttttcacccaccataacttaaaacacacacacacacatatatatatatatatatatatatatattatactgatCAAAAAGAACAGGCGCAACCTCAAACAACAGGATAAAAagaatatggtgaagtacgttgaACAGTGGGTAACACGGTAGATATGGTAAGATATACACTCATATAGATTGCCCAGACACTAATTAGTATTTTTCGTGGTTTGTCTCTCTTGTTCCAATTTCTCCATATGTGGTATTACATGTAAACAAAACAGAGCAGTCTCATAGCGCAATATGGAAACACATTTATAAAAATTGGCAGTCGTTTTGAGCTTTGCACATTAtacacatttgtgtgtgtgtatatatgtatatgtatgtgtgtatatatatatgtatatatatatatatatgtatatatatatgtatatatatatatatatatatatatatatatatatatatatatctatctctatcacaattattaaggttatggtgggtaaaaaaaagtgacaaaaaccctccacagtaaagcatatagcaactgtaaatatttatatttacagttgctatctatctatctatctatctatctatctatctatctatctatctatctatctatctatctatctatctatctatctatctatatacactgctcacttaatgtaaccatgtatttgtcaaattgactctgtgcccaggacatacttgaaaacgagaggtaactgtcaatacattacttcctggtaaaacatgttataaataaataaaacacgcacacacacaatatatatatatataaatatatatatataaatatatatatatatatatatatatatatatatatatatatatatatatataaaataaaaaaattaataaaaaaaaaaatatatatatatatatatatatacccgtgtCCCCTCAGGTCTGGTTCCAGAACCGTCGCACTAAGTGGCGTAAGAAGAGCGCTGTGGACCTGCCCGGCCCCCCCTCGCTTCCCCAGCGGGCCCCCGGAGACCTGACCCCATCTGAGACTGAGGATGATGAGTACAGCAAACCGCTAGATCCCGACTCCGACGATGAAAAGATCCGCCTGTTACTGCGGAAACACCGGGCGGCTTTCTCTGTGCTCAGCCTGGCCCCCTGTGACAGGGTTAAACCCCCAAACCGTGACAGGCTCACCTCCTACCAGTGAGGGGGACACCACAACCTGCAAGAGGGATTCCCCAAAACTCTTCCCACTACCTGTAAGAGGGACACCCCAAAACTATAAACTGTCCTATAATCTGTGATGGGGGACCACCAATATATTTGATGGGGAAATCCAAAACTGTGGACACTGAAATACAGTATCtgctgcaccccaaaactggatacCCCACAATATCGGCTGACTGCTGGGGTGCTTCATCCTAAACCTGTGAACATTGTCATATCTGCTGACCCTAAATAAGCTACACTCCAAAACTGGATACGTCAATATATTTACTGACACTAAATATGCTACCCCTAAAGTGTGAACCCCAATATAACTGCCCACCCTAAAGACATTTACCCCCAAAGATGGGATCCCTGGCATCCTGTAGAGCCCTGAAATAAATGTTGATCCTGAACATGCTGCACCCCAGAACTGTGAAACCTGTGGGACGCTGCACCCCAAAATATCTGCGCCACACCAAAGATAAATACCCATTTATCCCATAAATGTATCACCCCCAAATCCAGACATCCCATAGTATCTACTGACCCCAAATCATTCTCTGCGCCCTGAAAACAGACTAGCAGACGTGTAAGCTTCACAGTATGCATCTCCTgggaacctgtgtggggaaaccTGATTCACCAGAACCCCTAAGGAGCCGTGTATTGTAAAAGCTTATTAAACTGCACACGTGGAGTGTCTGCAGCAGGAAATAAGTTAAAGgttgaatggggagggggggagcatgtCCTTTAGGGTGTAAAAGGGTGTGTGAGAAGGGCGGGGGAGATGTGTTGTTTGCCCTAATGAGACAAGCCGCTGAAGTTGATAAGCAGGGTGCAGAGAGCGGACATTCACACTGCATGCACAATAATACAATGACAGTATACAgaatgtacgtgtgtgtgtgtgtgtgtataaaatgtATTCTCTCTCCACCATCAACGTatagaaaattgcaaagccagtacaaccaacctcacactgatgaaaaAAAGGAGAGATAAAGAACAGAGAAAGAAGAACAATGAGAAATATAATGGAAAAAGAGAGGAAGGATAAAGAGAGAAAGAAACCAAGAAAGAGTGCAAAGTTGAAAGAAATATCAGGATAAAGAGAAAGAAATAAGTAGCGGGGAGTAAAGGAGGAAAGACATGAGAAAGAACTGTGGGATTTGAAAAGGAGGgtatgaggaagagagagggagatggagactATTACAGACAGATGATAGAGAAAAAGGTACACTCGGAGGGTTACCCAGCTCCTGAGTACCTTATTTCCTTGTATGATCTCTCGGGGTAGATATTACCTGAGGGttacccagctcctgagtgccttatttccTTGTATGATCTCTCGGGGTAGATATTACCTGAGGGttacccagctcctgagtgcctatTATCCCTGTATAATCCCTTGGGGTAGACAATGCCTACAGGAGTTGCCCAGGTACTAAGTGCCATGTATGGTTCCCTGCAGTAGATAATACCTGAGGGTTACCCTGCTCCTGAGTGCCTCATTATCCCGTATGGTCTGCAGCAGTAGATACCGGAGAGTTACCCAGCTCCTGAGTGTAGCCCAGGTCCCAAGTCCCTTATTGCCTCTCTCCAGCCCCAGCAGGTGGTACTGACTGCTCCACGCATAAGAAACACACACGCCCCACGTTCACGGGTCACCAGATCTTCGCCCTGGAGAAGACCTTTGAACAGACCAAGTACCTGGCAGGGCCTGAGCGGGCAAGGCTGGCCTTCAGCCTGGGCATGAGCGAGTCCCAGGTCAAGGTGAGCCAGACCCAGAATGGGCCGGTCCAGGGGCTCTCCAccttcacctccacctccaccgtatagaaaattgcaaagccagcagtacaaccaacctcacactgatgagacccataaatgttgaaacagctgtctgtgagtggtttctctggctttgcatataatcccatgctgtgcttaaaagctgtgttaacagcgaacattcacttataagggttccatgtaaaaatggttttcaggcaaaaggtgacacagtgtgctcatttgcatgtcatttcccagaatcccttgctgcagtggaagcactgtatatgctaggtgataatggtgaaaggcagggctgcagacctgtctaagagatttgaatgtgctcacaagtgatctttttatttgctatatgctaacggtagAGGTttgttgttgcctttttcacccctctcctttgtgcgagctttcgagatacactgatctcttcttccggcggtgttacaatggataaagcaagagaggtttttacttaaaaacagtgcatcctggaatgtatctgactgaagcctgtccctcccccctgtgcagtatgcgatttatgacttaaagtgttaaatggtccctgaatgttagtgatgtaaaagtgtgtgtgtatgtatatagatatataaagtgCCCACGGTGTATACagagctttacaaaaggtgtgtgtgtgtgtaccaatagtgtgggtaggtgtagaaatgtaagagggtgttgcattactattagtgtgtgtagatactatgtagtccctattggtatatagggatagaattacatagtacatatgtatgtgtaagagacaggttttatttattttatttacacacacatacacacgcctttttcaccaccataacttaaaatgtatatggtaaacctacccagccttgaaaattgcaaaaatAGTACAACCAACCaaccactgatgagacccattaaggttgaaacagctgtctgtgagtggtttcattggctttgcatctaatcccatgctgtgcttaaaatctGTGTGAACAGcggagcatttgcttatatgggttccatgtaaaaatggatttcaggcaaaaggtgacacattgtgtgctcatttgcatgccatttcccagaatcccttgctgcagtggaagcactgtatgcgaggtgataatggtgaaaggcaggtgccgacctgtctaagacatgtgaatgtgctcacaagtgatattctttattggctataacACGCACAATAGGTTTCAGtcagatacatatacatatatatatatacatatatatatatatatatatatatatatatatatatatatatatacacacatacatatatacacacgagtgcgtaatgaaaatatcacttgtgagcacattcacatgtctttgacaggtctccaaccctgcttttcaccattatcgcctcgcatacagtgcttccacctgCTAGAAGGCCCGCAAGAGTGTCCAAGTCTTTGGTTTTCAGGCGAAGCCAAATCACCCTGGTCATTTCCCTCTGACCAGCCATAGTGCAATGTCCATGCACCCCCACCACAAattggccggggggggggggttaaaaattTTCGTGCTCCTAAGCCAGATTCCCAGTAACCACGGAAGTGAGGGAAGTAAATCCTTGACATCAGGTGTCCATGATTGGAACGATTCAAAGTACCAGTGTGTTGCATGCGCTAGGGCTTAACCTTGCCCTCTGTGAGCTTCAAACAGATGGTACTCTACTACAAACAGCCCTccccccctgggattctatcgtACCTGTGGCAGGAGTAGGATGGCCAGTGGCACACATGTGGTCCTGTGGCCTGGCCGAGAGGTGGGATGAGACCAAGATTTTCTTGGGTCCCTGCACCCCCAGCTGGAGAATCCCAGGGAGGGGTTCGTAGTAGAGTACGGTCTGTGTGAAGCTCACAGGGAGCGAGGTTATGccctgacacagggacacacttGTACTAAACAGGGACCCTTGACTTCAAGGATTTACTTCCCTCATTCCCGCCGCTCCCTGGGCTTTCTGGCTAAGGAGGGATGACACTTTGTAACCCACCCGGCCTATTTGGGTCTGGGAGCTTCGGCATAAACTATGCACTACGGATTGGTCACAGTTCCTCTTGGAGGGAAAACAACAAGGTAATTAGGCTCCGGCCGAAAAACCAAAAG
Coding sequences within:
- the NKX6-3 gene encoding homeobox protein Nkx-6.3, which codes for METHHPGAFMLPPYSEIKAPGCQFPAHTSFHKLSSSVLGCHLPLGTPHGISDILSRPLPALHGGMLPEYPTVAGYGGATATGGCYGDEGGVVSKGGTPYPNQSGCGWTDIRQDWRGGSRMLSNAPAGGTDCSTHKKHTRPTFTGHQIFALEKTFEQTKYLAGPERARLAFSLGMSESQVKVWFQNRRTKWRKKSAVDLPGPPSLPQRAPGDLTPSETEDDEYSKPLDPDSDDEKIRLLLRKHRAAFSVLSLAPCDRVKPPNRDRLTSYQ